One segment of Dyella jiangningensis DNA contains the following:
- a CDS encoding AAA family ATPase, with product MALVAPGYDYSAVLTAAKEWIARCLVNDGSMFFGQALWTADNFQALHVHYVQRLDTGEGSFLGKLHAQLNDAPPDAKLLMAEIYWAMQLFPNNSLPETKAAQIRQIASWADETIELDCRWLEKDVLAGIGSSGPGYSTHFWRELVFVIRLCQRLKSLEQGERVSLFERYDALADLLADETRSDDRQFRHMMRFFAFPERVERMSSNRNRIDVLAAFGVADRRAISGWSDVDLDNALLDLRMRLGEELGTQVLDFYDPPLISRWKPDIPQPNDPEPEVNEDTAAYDSSAAHLGSPVNLILFGPPGTGKTRHIEGLKALYSDTLADVDRPDWLRGLVNDMGWLPVFAAALAHLAQPSTARDIAGAELCVAKAAPSLRRPRQVPPPVAIYLQEHASASLQSAPSVTRRAPAIFDRSDDGRWFLVENWRELSPESAALFDAWQQGPQPGASALRRYRMVTFHPSYGYEDFIEGIRPVEDETGQVAFRLVDGVFKQLCEQAAKNPRHRYAMFIDEINRANISKVFGELITLIELDKRITVDDQGSIAGSTVYLPGSQRHFGVPSNVDIYGTMNTADRSIALMDVALRRRFTFREMSPSYDVLGITRDGIDLSRLLKIVNARIQYLLDREHCLGHGYLTSVDAADGLARMFAFQIIPLLQEYFFDDWSKIRLILSGVNGDCPFLVDETTRATELFPGVSVNELPIQQTRYRVTDPDTWTVAHFVSLYA from the coding sequence ATGGCTTTGGTGGCTCCGGGCTATGACTACTCGGCGGTATTGACCGCTGCAAAGGAATGGATTGCGCGATGCCTCGTAAACGACGGCTCCATGTTCTTCGGGCAAGCGCTGTGGACGGCCGATAACTTCCAGGCCTTGCATGTCCACTACGTTCAACGACTGGATACTGGCGAAGGTTCCTTTCTTGGAAAGCTCCATGCTCAACTGAATGACGCGCCGCCTGACGCAAAGTTGTTGATGGCTGAAATCTATTGGGCCATGCAGCTGTTTCCGAACAACTCGTTGCCTGAGACCAAGGCCGCTCAGATTCGACAGATCGCGTCCTGGGCGGACGAAACGATCGAACTTGATTGCCGTTGGCTTGAGAAGGATGTTCTGGCGGGCATCGGCTCCTCGGGTCCCGGTTACAGCACGCACTTCTGGCGCGAACTTGTCTTCGTAATTCGCCTATGTCAGCGCCTGAAGTCGCTTGAACAGGGCGAACGTGTGTCACTTTTCGAGCGCTACGATGCTCTGGCCGATCTGTTGGCGGACGAGACGCGATCCGACGACCGCCAGTTCCGCCACATGATGCGCTTTTTTGCGTTTCCCGAACGAGTGGAACGCATGTCCAGCAACCGCAACCGGATCGACGTGCTGGCTGCCTTCGGTGTGGCCGATCGCCGCGCGATATCAGGATGGTCGGATGTGGATCTCGACAATGCCCTGCTAGACCTGCGGATGCGCCTTGGCGAAGAGTTGGGCACGCAAGTACTGGATTTCTACGATCCGCCGCTCATATCACGCTGGAAACCGGATATTCCTCAGCCCAACGATCCGGAGCCGGAAGTCAACGAAGACACCGCGGCCTATGATTCAAGCGCCGCTCATTTGGGCTCGCCAGTCAATCTGATCCTGTTCGGTCCACCAGGCACCGGCAAGACCCGACACATTGAGGGTCTGAAAGCGCTCTACAGTGATACGCTGGCCGATGTCGATCGGCCCGATTGGTTGCGCGGTCTGGTGAACGATATGGGCTGGCTGCCGGTGTTCGCCGCAGCGCTTGCTCACCTTGCGCAGCCCTCCACGGCCAGAGATATTGCAGGAGCCGAATTGTGCGTGGCAAAAGCGGCGCCGAGCCTGCGCAGGCCGCGCCAAGTGCCGCCGCCAGTCGCCATCTATTTGCAGGAACATGCGTCGGCGTCGCTGCAAAGCGCACCGAGCGTGACAAGGCGTGCGCCCGCAATCTTTGATCGCAGCGACGATGGCCGCTGGTTTCTCGTGGAGAACTGGCGTGAGCTGAGCCCTGAATCGGCGGCGCTGTTCGATGCATGGCAGCAGGGCCCCCAGCCTGGCGCGTCGGCCTTGCGGCGCTATCGCATGGTTACTTTTCATCCGAGCTACGGCTATGAGGATTTTATTGAAGGTATTCGTCCCGTCGAAGACGAAACGGGACAAGTCGCGTTTCGTCTGGTCGACGGCGTCTTCAAGCAGCTATGCGAGCAAGCAGCGAAGAACCCGCGGCACCGCTACGCGATGTTTATCGACGAAATCAACCGCGCGAACATATCCAAGGTTTTCGGTGAACTGATCACGCTGATCGAGTTGGACAAGCGCATCACCGTCGACGATCAAGGAAGTATTGCAGGTTCAACGGTATACCTCCCTGGTTCGCAGAGGCACTTCGGAGTCCCCTCGAATGTGGACATCTACGGCACGATGAATACCGCCGATCGCTCTATTGCACTGATGGATGTCGCCCTTCGTCGCCGCTTCACCTTCCGCGAAATGTCGCCAAGCTACGACGTGCTCGGCATTACGCGTGATGGCATCGACCTTTCCCGGCTCTTGAAGATTGTGAATGCACGCATCCAATACCTCCTGGATCGCGAGCACTGCTTAGGGCATGGATACCTGACTTCAGTGGATGCTGCCGATGGGCTCGCTCGAATGTTTGCCTTTCAAATCATCCCGCTCCTTCAGGAGTATTTCTTTGACGACTGGAGCAAGATCCGCCTGATACTTTCCGGCGTAAACGGCGATTGCCCATTTCTGGTCGATGAGACAACAAGGGCAACAGAACTATTTCCGGGAGTATCCGTGAACGAGTTGCCGATCCAACAAACGCGCTATCGCGTAACCGATCCGGACACCTGGACGGTCGCGCATTTCGTCTCGCTCTACGCTTAG
- a CDS encoding serine/threonine-protein kinase: protein MIFAFSQRWHEIEPLIDQLFDVPVHERADWLRAHCVDPTLRVLVEQALDNAPGVAALERGIDQWLPTRDDALPIIPGYRVLRFVGAGGMASVFEAERELPGGPQKVALKLLRIDVHDADERRRFLREQHILARLQHPHIAQLLDAGFSPTGTPFLALEFVAGEDIVSHAARQNLSMRACLALFIDVCSAVEHAHRSLIVHRDLKPSNVLVGADGGVKLVDFGIAKLLTGDVESTRTEARRLTRSYAAPEQLTGEVATTAIDVYSLGVLLAELLCGRHPYRTDDHALAKEATFDDEALRRTLGIDLHAIVQQATRAEPSRRYASVAALGADIQRYLDGMPLQARPDTLAYRALTFVRRHALGVSLGAVVALLLATATIVGLYEARRAGHAAQEARAQATAAESEAQRADALKTFMEGLFDSSAHGTEANETAEELLARGRERAERDFAMQPALRAEILALVGDLDRRSGHPERAWQPLEEAAALAKSQFGATDRRTLHIEYLLAKEADELGRVREATARLQGAIDAFDTGPNRDSPEEVQALAWLAGLDERAGESHKAIDLGEKDVALARRILPADSEALTEAVLNLGWIYEDAGRSDRAEPLLREALARKREHLGARHADVADTIAILVSALTKLGQYGESEQLMRDALDIDANAYTHPNAHTAWHLNDLGGVFTLEGKFPEAEAFYTKSIAVDEALKPASALNEAVSISNIAKIRFRQGAYADAEAGMRDAIDRKQRLLGADYADNGRSYDRAVLAEILIARGQLDEARTLIDGALSEARRRHHDAHPDTAFALTVDAELMAASHEPEQAALLAGQAVTMYQALADQGSEKSVRARLMYADILQALGRHKEAARHLDNALGGANTTVPKSAALIARLQADLASIDATLGDKASANRLRAEARTSLADTPAGPNTDRDEALRLLANPPPGNR from the coding sequence ATGATCTTCGCCTTCTCCCAGCGATGGCACGAGATCGAACCGCTGATCGACCAGCTGTTCGACGTGCCCGTGCACGAGCGGGCCGACTGGCTGCGCGCGCACTGCGTCGATCCCACGCTGCGCGTGCTGGTGGAACAGGCGCTGGACAACGCGCCCGGCGTGGCTGCGCTCGAGCGCGGCATCGACCAATGGCTGCCCACACGGGACGATGCGCTGCCCATCATCCCGGGTTATCGCGTACTGCGTTTCGTCGGCGCGGGCGGCATGGCCAGCGTGTTCGAAGCCGAACGCGAACTGCCCGGCGGTCCGCAGAAGGTTGCACTCAAGCTGCTGCGCATCGATGTGCACGACGCCGACGAGCGCCGCCGATTCCTGCGCGAGCAGCACATCCTGGCGCGCCTGCAGCATCCACATATCGCGCAACTGCTCGACGCCGGCTTCTCGCCTACCGGCACGCCGTTCCTCGCGCTGGAATTCGTCGCCGGCGAAGACATCGTTTCGCATGCGGCGCGCCAAAACCTTTCCATGCGCGCATGCCTGGCGCTGTTCATCGACGTGTGCTCGGCGGTGGAACATGCGCATCGCAGCCTGATCGTGCATCGCGACCTCAAGCCGAGCAACGTGCTGGTGGGCGCGGATGGCGGCGTGAAGCTGGTGGATTTCGGCATCGCCAAGCTGTTGACCGGCGACGTCGAGAGCACGCGCACCGAAGCGCGACGCCTCACGCGCTCCTACGCGGCGCCCGAGCAATTGACGGGCGAGGTCGCCACCACCGCCATCGACGTCTACTCGCTCGGCGTGCTGCTGGCCGAACTGCTTTGCGGGCGGCATCCCTATCGCACTGACGACCACGCCTTGGCGAAGGAAGCCACCTTCGATGACGAGGCCTTGCGACGCACGCTAGGCATCGATCTCCACGCCATCGTGCAGCAGGCGACGCGAGCGGAGCCTTCCCGTCGCTACGCGAGCGTGGCGGCCCTCGGCGCGGACATCCAGCGCTATCTCGACGGCATGCCACTGCAGGCGCGCCCGGACACGCTTGCCTATCGCGCACTGACCTTCGTCCGACGACACGCGCTGGGCGTCTCCCTCGGCGCCGTGGTCGCCCTGCTGCTCGCCACCGCCACCATCGTCGGCCTGTACGAGGCGCGCCGTGCAGGACACGCGGCGCAGGAGGCGCGGGCACAAGCCACGGCCGCCGAAAGCGAAGCGCAACGCGCCGACGCACTCAAGACCTTCATGGAAGGCTTGTTCGACAGTTCCGCGCACGGCACCGAGGCCAACGAAACCGCGGAAGAACTGCTGGCACGCGGTCGCGAACGCGCCGAGCGCGACTTCGCCATGCAACCCGCGCTTCGCGCCGAGATCCTCGCGCTGGTCGGCGACCTGGATCGCCGCAGCGGCCATCCCGAACGCGCATGGCAACCGCTGGAAGAAGCCGCCGCGCTGGCAAAGTCGCAGTTCGGCGCCACCGACCGGCGCACCCTGCACATCGAATACCTGCTCGCCAAGGAAGCCGATGAACTCGGCCGCGTGCGCGAGGCCACCGCGCGACTGCAAGGCGCCATCGATGCCTTCGACACCGGACCGAATCGCGATTCGCCCGAAGAGGTGCAGGCGCTCGCGTGGCTGGCCGGCCTGGACGAGCGCGCGGGCGAATCGCACAAGGCCATCGACCTCGGCGAGAAAGACGTGGCGCTGGCGCGCCGCATCCTGCCCGCCGACAGCGAAGCATTGACCGAGGCCGTGCTCAATCTCGGCTGGATCTACGAGGATGCCGGTCGTTCGGATCGCGCCGAACCGCTGCTGCGCGAAGCACTGGCACGCAAGCGCGAACATCTCGGTGCACGGCACGCCGACGTCGCCGATACCATCGCCATTCTCGTATCCGCACTGACCAAGCTCGGCCAGTACGGCGAGAGCGAACAACTCATGCGCGATGCGCTGGACATCGACGCCAACGCCTACACGCATCCCAATGCCCACACCGCCTGGCACCTCAACGATCTCGGTGGCGTGTTCACGCTCGAGGGAAAGTTTCCCGAGGCCGAAGCGTTCTACACGAAATCGATCGCCGTGGATGAAGCGCTCAAGCCCGCCTCGGCGCTCAACGAAGCGGTGAGCATCAGCAACATCGCCAAGATCCGCTTCCGCCAAGGTGCTTACGCCGACGCCGAAGCCGGCATGCGCGATGCCATCGACCGCAAGCAGCGCCTGCTCGGCGCCGACTACGCCGACAACGGCCGCAGCTACGACCGCGCCGTGCTAGCCGAAATCCTTATCGCCCGCGGCCAACTGGACGAAGCGCGAACGCTCATCGACGGCGCGCTGTCTGAAGCACGGCGCCGCCACCACGACGCGCACCCTGACACCGCCTTCGCATTGACCGTCGATGCCGAACTCATGGCCGCCAGCCACGAACCGGAACAGGCTGCCCTGTTGGCCGGGCAAGCCGTCACCATGTATCAGGCGCTGGCGGACCAGGGTTCCGAGAAGTCGGTTCGCGCGCGCCTGATGTATGCCGACATCCTGCAAGCGCTAGGCCGCCACAAGGAGGCTGCGAGGCACCTCGACAACGCACTGGGTGGCGCCAACACCACGGTACCGAAGTCGGCAGCGCTGATCGCGCGTCTGCAGGCCGACCTTGCAAGCATCGACGCCACGCTCGGCGACAAAGCCTCCGCCAACCGTCTGCGTGCCGAAGCACGAACGTCGCTGGCCGATACGCCAGCCGGGCCGAACACCGATCGCGATGAGGCATTGCGACTGCTCGCCAACCCACCGCCGGGCAACCGCTGA
- a CDS encoding ECF-type sigma factor: MNAESQITEVLSRAANGDAAAFDALIPKVYATLRRLARHQRAHEAAHTLETTALVHEAYLKLVSHDGLVFTDRAHLYAYMSQVMRHLLIDHARRRKAQKRQAPEMTAPEDPSDILNVLAIDEALKRLADTDERLARVAELRLFADLSSPEIADALGVTARTVERDWLKARTFLSACLMPGG, translated from the coding sequence ATGAATGCGGAGTCGCAGATCACCGAAGTGCTTTCACGCGCCGCCAACGGCGATGCCGCCGCGTTCGATGCGCTCATCCCCAAGGTCTACGCCACGCTGCGCCGCCTCGCCCGTCACCAGCGCGCCCATGAAGCGGCGCATACGCTGGAGACCACGGCGCTGGTGCACGAGGCCTACCTGAAGCTGGTCAGCCACGACGGCCTCGTCTTCACCGACCGGGCGCACCTGTACGCCTACATGAGCCAGGTGATGCGCCACCTGCTGATCGACCATGCGCGCCGCAGGAAGGCACAGAAGCGCCAGGCGCCGGAGATGACCGCGCCAGAAGATCCGTCAGACATCCTCAACGTGCTCGCCATCGACGAGGCACTGAAGCGGCTGGCCGACACCGACGAGCGCCTCGCGCGCGTGGCCGAGCTGCGCCTGTTCGCGGACCTGTCGAGCCCGGAGATCGCCGACGCACTCGGCGTCACCGCGCGCACCGTCGAGCGGGACTGGCTGAAGGCGCGCACCTTTCTCTCCGCCTGCCTGATGCCGGGCGGCTGA
- a CDS encoding HigA family addiction module antitoxin, producing the protein MELIKLTPRLGVDPSLRLRSPGEVLSHDYMRPESINPAQLARRTGIQARHIKELIAGSRRVTPKYAIRLAAVLPTSALYWLVLQARYDLAREERDIATTVPMLDPPSRRS; encoded by the coding sequence ATGGAACTGATCAAGCTCACGCCTCGCCTTGGCGTGGATCCGTCGCTGCGCCTGCGCTCGCCCGGAGAGGTGCTGTCGCACGACTACATGCGTCCGGAATCGATCAACCCCGCGCAGCTTGCGCGTCGTACCGGCATCCAGGCACGACACATCAAGGAACTCATCGCCGGTTCCCGGCGCGTCACGCCCAAGTACGCGATACGGCTGGCTGCGGTGCTGCCCACGTCGGCGCTCTATTGGCTGGTGTTGCAGGCGCGGTACGACCTGGCGCGCGAGGAGCGCGATATCGCTACTACGGTCCCTATGCTCGATCCGCCCTCCCGTCGTTCCTGA
- a CDS encoding McrC family protein, whose product MASPASLAVLEHEFLPYSSRTGVTSHLSERDVRALHEANVSRPGFCEFLADGVRFNQFCGIVGFQSRSLEILPKVGGQDHPDSCRSVLLRCLQDAGLAPRRLRSEAAQALNSATLLDAFIGAYLDEVAVLLQQGLYKRYRTDHEDLHVVRGKVVFRRQAAALANRPDVIHCAFDELTSDNALNRLLKYALHLVSRAARGQLQKRSLTQLWSFVDIADMVHHGKALSSLTFDRQSERYRSAFQWACWIVQLLSPSLRSGATQAPSLLFDMNKVFEGLVSRKIHHDLAYLGGQVDAQDVGTCLATYAGSAAVGLRPDFVVRKAGGIRAIVDAKWKHLRLDASGFPRPSEKDVYQMLAYAAAYKCHDLILVYPWHEGLSRARRAPLLLPMIHGTQVRVELEFIDIADPSYAVVQSRSGTHAGIWTNLLDREGRLSAEGRGGKSTS is encoded by the coding sequence ATGGCATCGCCTGCATCGCTGGCCGTTCTCGAACACGAGTTTCTTCCGTATTCGTCGCGGACTGGCGTAACCAGCCATCTGAGCGAGCGAGATGTCAGAGCCCTGCATGAGGCAAACGTATCACGGCCTGGCTTTTGCGAGTTCCTCGCCGATGGCGTCAGGTTCAATCAGTTCTGCGGCATCGTGGGATTTCAATCCCGCTCACTGGAAATTCTTCCGAAGGTCGGAGGACAGGATCATCCCGATTCGTGCCGCAGCGTGCTTTTGCGATGTCTTCAGGATGCAGGGCTGGCGCCTCGTCGCCTTCGAAGCGAAGCCGCGCAGGCTTTGAACTCGGCGACTCTGTTGGACGCATTTATAGGTGCCTATCTGGACGAAGTGGCGGTGCTTCTTCAACAAGGGCTTTACAAGCGATATAGGACTGATCACGAGGATCTTCACGTCGTACGCGGCAAAGTCGTTTTTCGAAGGCAAGCCGCCGCGTTGGCCAACCGACCGGACGTGATTCATTGTGCCTTCGACGAGCTAACTTCAGATAATGCTCTCAATCGCTTATTGAAGTATGCGCTCCACCTTGTCTCAAGGGCAGCACGTGGCCAATTGCAAAAACGGTCACTTACGCAGTTATGGTCGTTTGTCGATATTGCGGACATGGTTCACCATGGCAAGGCACTGTCATCATTGACGTTCGACCGGCAAAGCGAGCGTTACCGTAGTGCATTCCAGTGGGCGTGTTGGATCGTACAGTTGCTCTCGCCATCGTTGCGTTCCGGCGCTACGCAGGCGCCAAGCCTTCTCTTTGATATGAACAAGGTCTTTGAAGGACTCGTTTCGCGGAAGATCCATCACGATCTGGCCTATCTTGGTGGCCAAGTGGACGCGCAGGATGTGGGTACGTGCTTGGCCACCTATGCCGGTAGTGCGGCTGTTGGGTTGAGGCCCGACTTTGTGGTGCGCAAAGCCGGTGGCATACGTGCGATTGTCGATGCGAAATGGAAACATTTGCGGTTAGACGCATCTGGTTTTCCACGGCCGTCAGAGAAGGACGTGTACCAGATGCTTGCCTACGCAGCCGCCTACAAATGTCACGACTTGATACTGGTCTATCCCTGGCATGAAGGCCTTTCGCGGGCACGAAGGGCGCCACTGCTCTTGCCCATGATTCACGGCACACAGGTGAGAGTTGAATTGGAATTTATCGATATCGCTGACCCGAGCTATGCAGTGGTGCAATCCAGGTCCGGCACTCATGCAGGCATCTGGACGAATTTGCTCGATCGGGAAGGTAGGCTCTCCGCTGAAGGCCGCGGAGGCAAATCAACTTCATAG
- a CDS encoding HigA family addiction module antitoxin, with the protein MCLIKLDPSMEFDAPEPLRSPGDVLLNDHLKARAMSLAWLARRTGISVSTLRQITRGERRINARFAMRLACVMDPTPAYWLTLQARYDLATLESWSHVRRHPE; encoded by the coding sequence ATGTGCCTCATCAAGCTCGATCCGTCGATGGAATTTGACGCACCGGAGCCACTGCGCAGCCCCGGCGACGTATTGTTGAATGACCACCTCAAGGCTCGCGCCATGTCGCTCGCATGGCTCGCGCGTCGCACCGGCATTTCCGTGTCCACGTTGAGGCAGATCACCCGCGGCGAGCGACGCATCAACGCCAGATTCGCGATGCGCCTTGCATGCGTGATGGACCCCACGCCAGCCTATTGGCTGACGCTGCAGGCGCGTTACGACCTGGCGACCTTGGAGTCTTGGTCGCACGTACGACGGCATCCCGAGTAA